GTAATGTTGTCAACAAAGACTATGTTAAAGGCTACAAGCGCAAAGATGGAACTTACGTTAAAGGTCACTATCGACGTAAGCATAACTAGGTCTCCCCTCAGCAAGTGGGGTGGCATTGCCCACCCTATCTAGTGGCTATTTTATCTCTCACCCAAGCTCGAAATGATTTTAACAGCGCAATTTCTCCCACAGTTTTACTTTGCTCGATAAACTTGCTGATTTCATTTACCGATACTAGGAAAAAGGTAATGCTTAATTCAGACTCAATATATTTTCCTTCTGTTAGCTGATAAAATTTTAAATTTCCTCCGTCATATCTCCAGAGTTCAGTGACTCCCAGCGCTGAGTAAATATCAAACTTGTTAACAGAACTGCTGGTAATATCGATTTCAATTGCTAAATCTGGCGGCGGATCGGTTTCTAAATCGAGTTTTTGCTTACCTCTGACTGCTAGTTCGTTTTGGATATAGTAACAATTATCTGGTTCTATGCCTCGATTGGCTATTTGTCGTTTCAAAGTAGTAGAACCAGCGCTTTTTATTTCAATATCTAGTTCTTCAGCTAAGGCAAAGATTAAGCGGTCAAATTGAATTTTGGGGTTTTCATGTTCAAAAAGCGGGGTCATAAGTTCTAGAGTGCTTCCGTCATAAGCAAACCGCCAGCCTCTATCCTCACCTGTTTCTATCAGCAAGGCTTCTAAAGTTTCCCAGCTGATGCTGGGTAGCACGGTTCTTTGTTCTGCTGGAATAGAGGTTGTAATCATACTTTGAATTACTCAATTTTCTAGCATTACACTTGAAGGGGAGGTTGAAACCGCAGCTACACCAGACAAAACCTGCGTAAGCAGGTTTCAAAACTTTGGGTTTTTGTAAGTTCGCCTGCACGGACTTAGTTTGTGTAGCCACGAATTATATTCGCCAGGGCTTAAGTTGACTTAGCCGAAGATACTGCCAAAAAATTCGACAGCTTCTTTTAAAGATGCGATGAAAACGTCAATTTCTTCGCGGGTGTTGTAGAAATACAAACTCGCCCGTGCAGTAGATTGTACTTTCAAGTAACGGTGTAAGGGTTGGGTGCAGTGGTGTCCGGCGCGAATGGCGATGCCAGCTTGATCTAAGATGGTGGATAAGTCGTGAGGGTGGACATCTCCAGCGGTGAATGCAGCGAGTGCAGCTCTACCTTCTCCAGTGCTGGTGGGTTGTGGCCCATAGGTTTTAATTTCTGGGATTTGCTGCAACTGTTGGAAGAGATAAGCTGTTAATTCGGCTTCGTAGGTATGGATATTTTTCATACCAATGCCACTAAGATAATCTACAGCAGCACCGAGAGCGATCGCTTCCCCAATTGATGGCGTTCCGGCTTCAAACTTATGCGGTAAATCTGCATAAGTAGCATGGTCGAGGAACACATCCGCAATCATCTCCCCACCGCCTAAGAAGGGAGGCATGGAACGCAGTAAGTCTAGCTTACCGTAGAGAAAGCCAATCCCAGTCGGGGCGCACATTTTGTGACCGGAGGCGACTAGCCAATCGCAGTCTACCGCTTGCACGTTTAACACCATGTGAGGTGCAGCTTGGCAAGCGTCAATTAAGACTTTGGCACCGTATTTGTGAGCGATTTCGGTTATCGATTTAACTGGGTTAATACATCCCAATGTGTTAGAAACATAAACAGTGCTAACCAGTTTTGTTTTGTCGGAAATTAGAGATTTAAAGTGTTCTAAATCAAACATTCCGTCTGGTGTTAGTTCTACAAACTTCAGCACCGCGCCCGTTCTTTGCGCTACGAACTGCCAAGGAATTAGATTGCTATGGTGTTCCATTACGGAGAGGATGATTTCATCCCCTCGCTGCAAATTGTTCATCCCCCAACTGTAAGCGATTAAGTTAATCGCTTCGCTGGCGTTGCGGGTGTAGATAATTTCCTGACGCGAGGCTGCATTTACGAAAGCAGCAACTTTGTCTCTAGCACCTTCATAAGCGTCTGTAGCTTTAGCGCTAAGTGTGTGAACACCCCGGTGTACGTTTGAATTGTACTGCTCATAGTAATCCCGAATGGCGTTTAGCACCGCCAGAGGTTTTTGGGATGTGGCAGCATTGTCTAGATA
This genomic interval from Funiculus sociatus GB2-C1 contains the following:
- a CDS encoding Uma2 family endonuclease, with protein sequence MITTSIPAEQRTVLPSISWETLEALLIETGEDRGWRFAYDGSTLELMTPLFEHENPKIQFDRLIFALAEELDIEIKSAGSTTLKRQIANRGIEPDNCYYIQNELAVRGKQKLDLETDPPPDLAIEIDITSSSVNKFDIYSALGVTELWRYDGGNLKFYQLTEGKYIESELSITFFLVSVNEISKFIEQSKTVGEIALLKSFRAWVRDKIATR
- a CDS encoding SufS family cysteine desulfurase translates to MTLTKDRTLADKVRADFPILHQEVNGKPLVYLDNAATSQKPLAVLNAIRDYYEQYNSNVHRGVHTLSAKATDAYEGARDKVAAFVNAASRQEIIYTRNASEAINLIAYSWGMNNLQRGDEIILSVMEHHSNLIPWQFVAQRTGAVLKFVELTPDGMFDLEHFKSLISDKTKLVSTVYVSNTLGCINPVKSITEIAHKYGAKVLIDACQAAPHMVLNVQAVDCDWLVASGHKMCAPTGIGFLYGKLDLLRSMPPFLGGGEMIADVFLDHATYADLPHKFEAGTPSIGEAIALGAAVDYLSGIGMKNIHTYEAELTAYLFQQLQQIPEIKTYGPQPTSTGEGRAALAAFTAGDVHPHDLSTILDQAGIAIRAGHHCTQPLHRYLKVQSTARASLYFYNTREEIDVFIASLKEAVEFFGSIFG